A stretch of DNA from Planococcus antarcticus DSM 14505:
GCCCAGTCTGCGGACAACTCAGACCCTGTTTATTGGATGGAGCCACCGGTTCCCGAAAATTGGCATCAGCCGATCCGCGAACAACTTCCTGCCTTCGATCCTTATTTCAGCGGACTGCGCGGCATGGGCAAAATCGTGGAATGCTTCCATCGCCACCCAATGACCATTCGAAGCCCTCACCCTTCGCATTCCTTTATCGCTCAGGGTAGCCAGGCAGCTCACTGGATGATTGAACAGCCCATAGATGATTCCTTTGGAAAACAATCGCCACTCGCGAAAATGCTGCAAGCTGATGTGAAAATCCTATTTATTGGTGTTGGCTTTGATTCGTGTACAGCGCTGCACTATGCTGAATTTGTTCAGGAAAACCGCTCTACTTCACCGCAAGGCGCAGCAATTTTAAAGGATGGACAACGAATTTGGCAAACCTATGACTGTGTGGATATGGATTCGGATCGGTTTCCTGAAATCGCCAAAGCCTTTCCCGGCGAAATTTCTGAAGGCCTTTTAGGGCAAGCCAAAACCCGTCTTGTCGAAATGAAGCCTCTTGTCGAATTCGGAATCGACTGGCTCTCGAAACATCGTGTATTGTAAAACATAGAAAATGCCAGCACTCTCGGAGCAGCTGGCATTTTTCATGGAGTAATGATTTCGTTCAAAAGACTTTCCAGACGATCATTGTTCTTATTGAAAGAATCGACAAAAGCATTAATAATTTCCGCGGGCTCAAGGATCTTTCCCCAATCCAACCGATAACCCGCATTCAGCAGCAGCTGACGTGCAAATTCTCGAACACTTCGTCCATTACCTTCGCGGAAAGGATGCAGAGCATTCAATTCCGAAAGAAAATAAGCAAGCCGTGAAATCAGCTGATTTCGCGGAAATCTCTTCAAGTAATTCTCTGCTTCTAATTCACTAAAAATTTTTAGCAGATGCGTCTCAATGTGTTTGGGATGAGCAAAAGAAGAAGAACCTTTGGAAATCATTTCTTTCCTCAACTCTCCAGCAAACGGGTAAACATCCTGAAGAAGAACTTGATGAATGGCCAGAAATGCTTGAACATCCAGGGGGTCTGCGGGTTGCTGTAGCTGCAGTTCCGAAAGACGGAGCAAGGAGTAAACTTTCTCGAGCTCCTTCAGTTTCTCTTCATCCTTCACATCGAACAAATTGATCAATATATCAGTTCCGGGGTAGCAGTACATCGAGGTATGCTGATACTTAGACATCAAACTTCCTTTTGATGGCCTGATGGAATTGTGCTTCCGTCCGTTCACCAGTCAATACCGACCGAACGAAATTCTCATCCTCATTTGTCACATCAAACCCTTCCGTAACAAGAGAATGTGAAGCGCGGGAAATCGCGTGATTGGCTTGTTCGCGGGAAACTCGGTTCACTAATTTCGTCAACTGGATGACCACCTTTCATGCTGAAATTATACCATATTTCCAGCATGAATTCTACCTTAAACCCTTGATGTATAAGGGGTTTAAGGGTGTTCTTAGCATTAATTGACAACAAAAGACCGGATGCATTTGCATCCGGTCTCCTTTTAAATCTGTTGCTGCAATTCCTTAGTTTCTTCTGTGGTAAACGCTCTTGACCTTGTCAAGAATCGTTTGCCTTCCACACCTTCCAAAGAAAACATTCCGCCGCGCCCAGGCACGACATCAATGATTAGCTGGGTGTGGCTCCAGTAGTCAAATTGGTTTTTGTGCATATAGAATTTGCTGTCTCCGATAACTCCTAGCAAAATATCCTGATCTCCAATGAACAGATCGCCCTCCGGATAACACATCGGCGAACTGCCATCACAACAGCCTCCTGATTGGTGGAACATGACCGGTCCGTGTTTTTTCTTCAGCAATTCGATCAATTCAATAGCAGCATCTGTCGCAATTACGCGTTCGACCATTGCTATCCCTACTTTCTTGTTTCACATAAACACTTATGGATCTTTTCTAGAATCAAAAGAATCCTTGCTTGTCTTCGCTGTAACTTACAAGCATATTTTTTGTCTGCTGGTAATGGTTAAGCATCATAAGATGATTTTCACGGCCAAAGCCGGACATTTTGTAACCACCGAAGGCTGCGTGAGCTGGATACTGGTGGTAACAGTTTGTCCATACGCGTCCTGCTTGGATGCCGCGGCCAAAGCGATAAGCCGTGTTGGTATCACGTGTCCAAATTCCCGAACCTAGTCCGTATAAGGTGTCGTTAGCGATTTCGAGCGCTTCTTCTTTCGTTTTAAATGTTGTTACAGAGACAACTGGTCCAAAAATCTCTTCCTGGAAAACACGCATCTTATTATGGCCAGCAAAGACTGTCGGCTGAATATAAAAGCCTTCCGACAGTTCGCCCTCCAAATGGTTGCGGTCACCGCCAGCAAGGACTTCTGCTCCTTCTTGCTTGCCGATATCCAAGTAAGATAGAATTTTTTCCATCTGTTCTGTGGAAGCCTGTGCCCCCATCATCGTTTCTGGATCAAGCGGATTTCCGAGTTTGATTGCTGCTACGCGCTGCAATGCACGTTCCATGAATTCATCATAAATGTCTTCTTGAATCAATACACGGGACGGGCATGTACATACCTCGCCCTGATTTAAAGCGAACATGACAAACCCTTCAATTGCTTTGTCAAGAAAAGCATCGTCTTGGTCCATTACGTCTTTAAAGAAGATATTCGGTGACTTCCCACCCAGTTCCAGTGTTACTGGAATCAGGTTTTGAGAAGCATATTGCATAATCATGCGGCCTGTAGTCGTTTCACCTGTAAATGCCACTTTACTGATCCTCGGACTAGAAGCAAGCGGCTTTCCTGCTTCAAGACCGAAGCCATTGACGATGTTCAAGACCCCAGGAGGTAGAATATCACCGATCAGCTCAGCCAGCACCAGGATGCTTGCGGGCGTCTGTTCAGCAGGCTTTAATACGACACAGTTGCCGGCAGCAAGCGCCGGAGCCAGTTTCCAGACAGCCATTAATATTGGGAAATTCCATGGAATGATCTGGGCGACAACACCAAGCGGCTCGTGGAAATGATAAGCTACCGTATCGTTATCGATTTGACTGAGCGATCCTTCTTGCGCTCGGATTGCCCCAGCAAAATACCGAAAATGGTCAATTGCCAAAGGCAAATCGGCATTCAATGTCTCACGGACAGCCTTTCCGTTATCCCATGTTTCAGCAACTGCCAGCATTTCTAGGTTCTGCTCCATACGATCTGCTATTTTCAACAGCGCATTGGCACGTTCAGTGACTGAAGTTTTACCCCAGGCGTCTTTTGCTGCATGAGCCGCATCAAGAGCCAACTCGACATCTTCAGCTGTGGAACGGGCAATTTCTGTAAACTTCTTGCCAGTTACCGGTGAAACATTGTCAAAATACTGTCCTTTGACCGGTGCTTTCCACTCTCCATTTATAAAGTTCTCATACTTGTCTTTAAACGTAATTTTTGAACCTTCTGTGTTCGGCATTGCATAGACCATTCCCATATCTCCCCTTTACTCGTTTTACCGTTATGTACGCGCTTACATCACTCTGAATATTCGTTAGCGTATCAACAACAGCTTCCCTTCTATATTGTCAAACTAATCTAAAAATTGCAACTGTGAAACACCAGAAATTTTTATTCACTTCAACAGTTCATGTATAATAAGAGTGACACTAGGAAATACGGAACCGAAAGGAATCTACTATGCGAATCAATAAATTTTTAAGCGAGACAGGCATCACTTCCCGGCGCGGAGCCGATAAGTTTATCGAGGCAGGACGCGTGACCATTAATGACAGACTTGCCGAACTCGGCAGCAAGGTGGAAGCCGGAGACAGAGTCCAAGTGGACGGCAAGCTCATCGAACAGCCAAAGCAGCAATATGTTTATGTGGCATTAAACAAACCAATCGGCATCACCAGCACAACCGAACGTCATATTGAAGGAAATATCGTCGACTTTGTCAACCATCCCGAGCGCATCTTTCATATAGGGCGCCTAGACAAAGATTCAGAGGGGCTCATTCTATTGACCAACGATGGTGACATCGTCAATGAAATTCTTCGTGTCGAAAATGAGCATGAAAAAGAATACATCGTTAAAGTCGACATGCCGATTACCGAATCCTTTCTAGCAAAAATGGCGGAAGGTGTGGAAATCCTTGATACGAAGACACTTCCTGCAAAAGCCGACAAACTATCCACCTACACGTTTAAGTTGACCTTGCAGCAGGGTTTGAACCGCCAGATTCGCCGCATGTGCTCGGCACTCGGCTATGAAGTTCGGAATTTGCAGCGGGTTCGCATTATGAATATCCTGCTAGGTGATCTGCCTGTAGGTGAATGGCGCGGCTTGACTAAAGAAGAACGCAACGAGCTATTTAACCAACTTGATTACACACCAAAACGCTGAGGAGACATTAGCATGCTGACCATGAAAAGCACGCCGAACCATACAGGTGTTAAAATAAGTGGTGATTATTTCGATTTGGATGAGCTAAACCAGGCCATTTACAGAGTAATCGGCCAAGAAGATCAATATTATGGCTACGCAGGCTCACGGATGCGGATTTTGGGCATTTCCTATGAAATTCGTCATGCCGCTCAAGGAGACCGTAATGTGGATTTTGTGTTTAATGGCCTGCACGAACATACCATGAAGCAGCATGGTTTTATCGCCCCTGATAAGAATATTTACTTTTCCACCGAAGTGCTGTGGCCAGAATTGATCTACGCTGCCGTCGCCTTGAAGGATTTTGTAAAATTCTATCAGCAAGACAAAAAATTTCCACTTTGGGATGTCCACCTGCCAGTCATCTTCCGCTTTCAGTCGTTAGTTCTCGACTGTCTGCAGGGACATGTCCCAACAGCAGAATTCGATACAATCTTGAAAGCCTTTAACCAGCCGGTTACCGTGAATGATTACGCGATCCAGTACGTAGATCTTTTAAATCTGAAATACATCGGCATGACCAGACAGCAGCGCGAACAAAGCCTATCGGCAATCGCTATGAAGCTTGCAGTACAAGACCAAGACTATACAACTTTCCGTAACCAAGTCCTCGCCGCTGCCGTTCCTCATAAAAAGCCGATTCACGAAATTGCTATACAAGCAGAGTACCCAGAAAAACTTGAATGGTAACAAAAAAAGCAGAAGCGTCCGTGTAAATTTGATAGGCGTAAGGCAGACCAGCAGTGTGGTGGTCTTTATCACACAGTTGGGTTGACTTATGACCCGAAGAGCTAGGCACTTGCAGCTGGACACCTGTGTTGGCCTATGACCCCAGAGTCTAGGCGCTAGAGCTGGACAACAAAGAAAAGTGAAGGCTGACTCATAGTTTATTAAATCTTCATCCCATAAAAAAGCTCACGCAATCGTCAGGCGTGAGCTTTTTATATAACGTAATCTGCAGGACCAACAAATCAGTTGGTTCAATTGATGTCAGACTGTTTTTTCTTTTGAATTTATATGCAGAATGTTTCCAGGTTTTACTTCTACCGTCTGCTCTTCTACGAGAAATAGAAATTTCCCACTCCTTACGAATAGTGACGACACTGGCCACTGAATTATGCTCTGTAATCTTTTCTCCAGTCTTGTAATTGCATGGTAACGACTTTGGTGTTACTGAAACTTAAAGCTCTTTGGATGTGTTTGTTTTTCTACTTCAATACATTAGGCGTTCTAAACAACTTCTTCCCTTCATTTCTTTGCTTTCCCGAACCATATACCTGGAAAAACAAAAGACAAATTATTCTTTTTCACTGCTTCAACTGTAAAAAACGTGATTAATTCTAGTTGTTCCCAATGCGTGGTTTGTCTATTGTCTAAGTTGATAACTACATTCTGAGTGTTAGAGAGCTTTTGAAAAGGGTATATTCAACTAACAGTGTTTAATTTTGGAGGAGCGTGATTCTATGTACAAGTTTTTTATTCCACTTAGCCTGGTTTTTCTATTGGCAGCTTGTGGGGAAGAGGCACCAGAAACGACTGAAGAAAGCCAGACTGAAGTAACTGCCCCTGAAGGAGAGCTGGACCCCACTGCTCCAGAAGAGGCAGAAAACGCCGAATTTGTAAGCTTTGAGGAGTTGGCTTCGGGAAACATCGAAGAAGGTATCGGAGTTTCTGTCCAGGGCACCGTTGAAGAACTGGCAGATGATATCGCCTTTCCTTCATTTATCATTGCAGATGGTGAAAACCGTATCTACATTCGGAATATGGCAGAAACACCCGTGGAGGTAGGAGATAGCATTACAGCGGATGGTATCTATGAAGGCAGCGCCGAAGAAAATATGCCCATGATTTCTGTTTCCATCATTGAAAAATTAGAATAAACGCCATGTATAAAGCCTTTCTAGGTTGAAAGGCTTTTTTTCATGGCCTACCTGCTGTTATTCCAGCTCAGAGATTTCGATAATGGTATTTTCCACATTATGATTTGTCGAAAGGTCTTTTATAGCCAAATCACCTAAAGAAACGATTCCAATTACGCGTTCATTCGCTACAATGGGGAGCCTGCGGATCTTATGATTTGCCATTAATTGAGCCACTTCCTCAACGGTCAGACCTACCGTTCCAGTAATGACTTCTGCTGATAAGATTTCCGCGATGGCGGCATCACTCGGAATCTGCTCTGCAAGACCGCGTATGACGATATCCCTGTCTGTAACGATTCCAACCAAACGTCCATCTTCACAGATAGGAATGGATCCTACATTTATTTCCCGCATTTTCGAGGCAACTTCTTGAAGCGTCGATTCGGGTTTACACGTTTCGACGTCTGTCGTCATGATTTCTTCGATTCTCATCCCTTCTGCCTCCTCAAGTTCTTTCATTACTTACTATACCTTAACCGTTTTGTTGGACAACAAACGTCAATTATTAAAAGAAAGAAGGAATCAGTTCATTTGAACCGACTCCTTCTTATCCACTTAGTATTTTCAACCCACTAGCCAGTTGGCTATTCGACCAGTTGAATAAATTGCTTTGTTCGTTCGTTTTGCGGATTTTCAAAGAAATCTTTGGGATTTGCCGATTCGATGATTGTCCCTTCGTCAATCATGATGATTCGATCCGCCACTTCTTTGGCGAACTTCATTTCATGAGTAACGACGACCATGGTCATTCCTTCTTCAGCCAACTGTTTCATAACCTGAAGCACTTCTCCAACCAGTTCCGGATCTAGCGCTGAGGTTGGTTCATCGAACAGCATAACTTTCGGTTCCATCGCAAGTGACCGAGCAATCGCGACACGTTGCTTTTGTCCTCCCGAAAGCTTACTTGGATAGACGTCAGCTTTATCTTCCAAGCCTACCTTCTTCAATAATTCCATTCCCAAAATCTTGGCTTTTTCCTTTTTTATCTTTTTAACGGTAACAGGTGCTTCTATTACATTCTCCAATACCGTTTTATGAGGAAATAAGTTGAAATGCTGGAACACCATGCCGACTTCGGCACGGATCTTTGTTAAGTTGTCTTTTTTCGCATTTACTGTATGGCCATCAATAATGATTTTTCCATCATTAATCATTTCAAGAAAGTTAAAACATCTGAGAAGTGTACTTTTCCCTGAGCCACTGACTCCAACAAGTACAACAACTTCCTGAGGCTTAACATGAAGGTCTACGCCTTTCAGTACCTCGAGGTCACCAAAGGATTTATGAATGTTCTCTCCAATAATCATGTTAGTCCCTCCTTAGGCTTTGTCGACATCGAGTTTATTTTCGTACAAACGCAATAAGAATGTGAAAATCATAACAAGTACTAAGTAGTAGAGTGCAACAACCATAAATGATTCAAATGGCTGGTATGATTGCGCAGCTTCCCTGTTTCCAAGTGAGAAGATTTCTGCCACCCCGATAATATAAACAAGTGATGAATCTTTTAATGTAATAATAAACTGGTTGCCGAGCGGTGGAATCGAGCGACGCAGCGCCTGTGGAAAGACGATGCGGCTCATGGTCTGGCGACGCCCCATACCAAGTGACATACTAGCTTCCCGCTGCCCTGGATCAATCCCCTGAATCGAGCCGCGAAAAATCTCCGCAATATAGGCACCATTATGGATACCCAAGGCGATAGCTCCAGCCCAGAAGTTTGACATCGTGTAAATTTCAACAA
This window harbors:
- a CDS encoding DUF6904 family protein encodes the protein MLTMKSTPNHTGVKISGDYFDLDELNQAIYRVIGQEDQYYGYAGSRMRILGISYEIRHAAQGDRNVDFVFNGLHEHTMKQHGFIAPDKNIYFSTEVLWPELIYAAVALKDFVKFYQQDKKFPLWDVHLPVIFRFQSLVLDCLQGHVPTAEFDTILKAFNQPVTVNDYAIQYVDLLNLKYIGMTRQQREQSLSAIAMKLAVQDQDYTTFRNQVLAAAVPHKKPIHEIAIQAEYPEKLEW
- a CDS encoding pseudouridine synthase, with the protein product MRINKFLSETGITSRRGADKFIEAGRVTINDRLAELGSKVEAGDRVQVDGKLIEQPKQQYVYVALNKPIGITSTTERHIEGNIVDFVNHPERIFHIGRLDKDSEGLILLTNDGDIVNEILRVENEHEKEYIVKVDMPITESFLAKMAEGVEILDTKTLPAKADKLSTYTFKLTLQQGLNRQIRRMCSALGYEVRNLQRVRIMNILLGDLPVGEWRGLTKEERNELFNQLDYTPKR
- a CDS encoding aminoglycoside N(3)-acetyltransferase is translated as MSELLNILNTPEFQSKATIKRQLRQLGIVAGDALMVHSSLKSMGWIAGGAQAVVEALIETLTERGTLIMPAQSADNSDPVYWMEPPVPENWHQPIREQLPAFDPYFSGLRGMGKIVECFHRHPMTIRSPHPSHSFIAQGSQAAHWMIEQPIDDSFGKQSPLAKMLQADVKILFIGVGFDSCTALHYAEFVQENRSTSPQGAAILKDGQRIWQTYDCVDMDSDRFPEIAKAFPGEISEGLLGQAKTRLVEMKPLVEFGIDWLSKHRVL
- the adh gene encoding aldehyde dehydrogenase encodes the protein MVYAMPNTEGSKITFKDKYENFINGEWKAPVKGQYFDNVSPVTGKKFTEIARSTAEDVELALDAAHAAKDAWGKTSVTERANALLKIADRMEQNLEMLAVAETWDNGKAVRETLNADLPLAIDHFRYFAGAIRAQEGSLSQIDNDTVAYHFHEPLGVVAQIIPWNFPILMAVWKLAPALAAGNCVVLKPAEQTPASILVLAELIGDILPPGVLNIVNGFGLEAGKPLASSPRISKVAFTGETTTGRMIMQYASQNLIPVTLELGGKSPNIFFKDVMDQDDAFLDKAIEGFVMFALNQGEVCTCPSRVLIQEDIYDEFMERALQRVAAIKLGNPLDPETMMGAQASTEQMEKILSYLDIGKQEGAEVLAGGDRNHLEGELSEGFYIQPTVFAGHNKMRVFQEEIFGPVVSVTTFKTKEEALEIANDTLYGLGSGIWTRDTNTAYRFGRGIQAGRVWTNCYHQYPAHAAFGGYKMSGFGRENHLMMLNHYQQTKNMLVSYSEDKQGFF
- a CDS encoding Fic/DOC family protein; protein product: MSKYQHTSMYCYPGTDILINLFDVKDEEKLKELEKVYSLLRLSELQLQQPADPLDVQAFLAIHQVLLQDVYPFAGELRKEMISKGSSSFAHPKHIETHLLKIFSELEAENYLKRFPRNQLISRLAYFLSELNALHPFREGNGRSVREFARQLLLNAGYRLDWGKILEPAEIINAFVDSFNKNNDRLESLLNEIITP
- a CDS encoding amino acid ABC transporter permease — its product is MPEILVTVYDVFMRTYPGFLEATVVTLQLTAIGVILGTVIGLVFALMKISGSKILQAIANIYITIIRGTPLIVQIMFLYFGIVEIYTMSNFWAGAIALGIHNGAYIAEIFRGSIQGIDPGQREASMSLGMGRRQTMSRIVFPQALRRSIPPLGNQFIITLKDSSLVYIIGVAEIFSLGNREAAQSYQPFESFMVVALYYLVLVMIFTFLLRLYENKLDVDKA
- a CDS encoding CBS domain-containing protein; its protein translation is MRIEEIMTTDVETCKPESTLQEVASKMREINVGSIPICEDGRLVGIVTDRDIVIRGLAEQIPSDAAIAEILSAEVITGTVGLTVEEVAQLMANHKIRRLPIVANERVIGIVSLGDLAIKDLSTNHNVENTIIEISELE
- a CDS encoding amino acid ABC transporter ATP-binding protein; translated protein: MIIGENIHKSFGDLEVLKGVDLHVKPQEVVVLVGVSGSGKSTLLRCFNFLEMINDGKIIIDGHTVNAKKDNLTKIRAEVGMVFQHFNLFPHKTVLENVIEAPVTVKKIKKEKAKILGMELLKKVGLEDKADVYPSKLSGGQKQRVAIARSLAMEPKVMLFDEPTSALDPELVGEVLQVMKQLAEEGMTMVVVTHEMKFAKEVADRIIMIDEGTIIESANPKDFFENPQNERTKQFIQLVE
- a CDS encoding DUF779 domain-containing protein, whose product is MVERVIATDAAIELIELLKKKHGPVMFHQSGGCCDGSSPMCYPEGDLFIGDQDILLGVIGDSKFYMHKNQFDYWSHTQLIIDVVPGRGGMFSLEGVEGKRFLTRSRAFTTEETKELQQQI